In one Dama dama isolate Ldn47 chromosome 5, ASM3311817v1, whole genome shotgun sequence genomic region, the following are encoded:
- the LOC133056682 gene encoding calmodulin-alpha-like has translation MADQLTEEQIAEFKEAFSLFDKDGDGTITTKELGTVMRSLGQKPTEAELQDMINEVDADGNGTIDFPEFLTMMARKMKDTDSEEEIREAFHVFDKDGNGYISAAELRHVMTNLGEKLTDEEVDEMIREADIDGDG, from the coding sequence ATGGCTGACCAACTGACTGAAGAGCAGATTGCAGAATTCAAAGAAGCTTTTTCACTATTTGACAAGGATGGTGATGGAACTATAACAACAAAGGAATTGGGAACTGTAATGAGGTCTCTTGGGCAGAAACCCACAGAAGCAGAGTTACAGGACATGATTAATGAAGTAGATGCTGATGGTAATGGCACAATTGACTTCCCGGAATTTCTGACAATGAtggcaagaaaaatgaaagacacagacagtgaagaagaaattAGAGAAGCATTCCATGTGTTTGATAAGGATGGTAATGGCTATATTAGTGCAGCAGAGCTCCGCCATGTGATGACAAACCTTGGAGAGAAGTTAACAGATGAAGAAGTTGATGAAATGATCAGGGAAGCAGATATTGATGGAGATGGTTAa